Genomic DNA from Bacteroidota bacterium:
TAACGAAGACATTCAAAAGAACAGGTAAAGATGGCAAGTGTCAGGCTTGATAACGTGCGTAAGGTTTATGACCCTGATGTTGTTGCAGTACAGGGTGCTTCTTTTGAAATTGAAGATGGTGAATTTGTAGTTTTGGTTGGGCCTTCCGGGTGTGGGA
This window encodes:
- the ugpC gene encoding sn-glycerol-3-phosphate ABC transporter ATP-binding protein UgpC (part of the UgpABCE glycerol-3-phosphate uptake system), with the translated sequence MASVRLDNVRKVYDPDVVAVQGASFEIEDGEFVVLVGPSGCG